The Metabacillus schmidteae genome has a segment encoding these proteins:
- a CDS encoding fatty acid--CoA ligase, producing the protein MYVTIGHLFEQTVRKYGNKEAVVDKSRDVRKTFNEWNAEVNKLAHSMLAAGVRKGDRVSTLLFNCFELGTAYFAAAKIGAIINPINFRLKADEISYIFMDAAPKIVLFEKDLEEQITKINNRFPTIIFWSIDETTSPYASSYQDIIKHSPTTNPNCEINENDTYAIMYTSGTTGRPKGVMHRHRDMVEQSLICINALQITSKDVGLVTAPMFHCAELHCSFLPRVHSGAKNVIQHHFDSKLVLKTIEEEKITMLFAAPTMWNMLLQEELQQYKLSSLQVGLYGAAPMAPVLVKACKDRLGLELVQAYGMTEMGPAIAFLETDEQLSKAGSAGRACFNHEIRVVKPNDQGPSEPDDILPLGEIGEIIVKGPCMMIGYYNREDATEKAMYKGWYHSGDLGYFDKDGYLFVADRVDDMIISGGENVYPREVEDALYEHKGILDVAVLGEPDEFWGERVIAVVVVKKEQHLKGEQLDQFLKDSEKLAPYKRPRRYVFVDEVPRNASGKIQKFLLRETMSQDKLQY; encoded by the coding sequence ATGTACGTCACGATTGGTCATTTATTTGAACAAACTGTAAGAAAATATGGGAACAAAGAAGCTGTAGTCGACAAATCCAGGGATGTACGGAAAACGTTTAATGAGTGGAATGCAGAGGTAAATAAACTTGCGCATTCCATGCTTGCTGCAGGTGTAAGAAAGGGTGATAGGGTTTCAACTTTGTTATTTAATTGCTTTGAATTGGGAACAGCTTATTTTGCTGCTGCAAAAATAGGAGCGATTATTAATCCGATTAACTTTAGGTTAAAAGCAGATGAAATTTCATATATATTTATGGATGCTGCACCAAAAATCGTTCTCTTTGAGAAAGACTTGGAAGAACAAATTACGAAAATAAACAATCGATTTCCAACAATTATATTTTGGAGCATCGATGAGACAACTTCACCATATGCTTCTTCTTATCAAGACATCATCAAACATTCTCCAACAACAAATCCAAATTGTGAAATAAATGAAAATGATACGTATGCGATTATGTACACAAGTGGAACAACTGGTCGTCCAAAAGGGGTTATGCACCGCCATCGTGATATGGTTGAACAAAGTTTAATCTGTATCAATGCCCTTCAAATAACATCTAAGGATGTCGGATTAGTAACAGCTCCGATGTTTCATTGTGCAGAACTGCATTGCAGTTTTTTACCACGTGTTCATTCAGGTGCTAAAAATGTCATACAACATCATTTTGATTCAAAACTAGTGCTAAAAACGATTGAGGAAGAAAAAATCACCATGCTTTTTGCTGCTCCAACAATGTGGAATATGCTCCTCCAAGAAGAATTGCAACAATATAAATTGTCATCACTTCAAGTTGGATTATACGGTGCAGCCCCAATGGCTCCGGTACTTGTCAAAGCTTGTAAAGATAGATTAGGACTAGAACTTGTTCAAGCATACGGGATGACAGAAATGGGACCTGCTATTGCATTTTTAGAAACAGATGAGCAACTTTCGAAAGCTGGTTCAGCTGGAAGAGCATGCTTTAATCATGAAATAAGAGTGGTCAAGCCAAATGATCAAGGACCATCAGAACCTGATGATATCCTTCCTCTAGGAGAAATTGGAGAAATTATTGTTAAAGGTCCTTGCATGATGATTGGTTACTATAATCGTGAAGATGCTACAGAAAAAGCAATGTACAAGGGCTGGTATCATTCAGGTGATCTCGGTTATTTCGATAAAGATGGTTATTTGTTTGTCGCAGACCGGGTAGATGATATGATCATTAGCGGCGGAGAAAATGTATATCCAAGAGAAGTAGAAGATGCGTTATATGAACATAAAGGAATTTTAGATGTGGCCGTATTAGGAGAGCCTGATGAGTTTTGGGGAGAAAGGGTTATTGCTGTTGTTGTTGTGAAAAAAGAACAACACCTAAAAGGTGAGCAGCTTGATCAATTTTTAAAGGACTCTGAAAAGCTGGCACCATATAAACGACCGAGAAGATATGTTTTTGTTGATGAGGTTCCTCGTAATGCAAGCGGAAAGATCCAAAAATTTTTATTAAGAGAAACAATGTCTCAAGATAAGCTTCAATATTAG
- a CDS encoding DEAD/DEAH box helicase has product MTDFLQLGIRKEVHYTLKSLGLTQPTPIQEQTIPKIIEGKDVIAQAQTGTGKTLAFVLPIIEKINIQNDEVQALILTPTRELAQQISKEIKRMIENVDGLNVLAVYGGQDVEHQLKKLKGAQHIVVATPGRLLDHIRRKTIDLSTVQMLVLDEADQMLHMGFLPEVEDIIYETLSTRQTMLFSATMPNEIKSLAKIYMTDPINIQVQAKRITVDEIKQIVVETTDRRKQATLLHLIQEHRPFLAIIFCRTKIRAKKLQEALIANGYESDELHGDLTQAKREKAMKRFREAKIQFLVATDVAARGLDVEGVTHVYNYDIPHDVESYVHRIGRTGRAGGTGVAYTLVAPKDVDFLRMIEKGIHLTLEKQVIKGISVPDREDYDQIRKDQMKKSRRSNESEGRGRRGTSSTSRPSGRKTVENKQKNTQKPVSRNRRSKRK; this is encoded by the coding sequence TTGACCGATTTCTTACAATTAGGGATACGAAAAGAAGTTCATTATACATTAAAATCATTAGGGCTCACACAGCCAACTCCAATACAGGAGCAAACGATTCCGAAGATTATTGAAGGTAAAGATGTCATTGCACAAGCCCAAACAGGGACAGGTAAGACACTTGCTTTTGTTCTCCCAATCATAGAAAAAATCAATATACAAAATGACGAAGTACAAGCGCTTATCTTAACTCCAACAAGGGAGTTAGCACAGCAAATTTCAAAAGAAATAAAAAGAATGATTGAAAATGTGGATGGTCTTAATGTTTTGGCTGTTTATGGGGGGCAGGATGTTGAACACCAGTTAAAAAAATTAAAAGGTGCTCAACACATTGTAGTAGCAACACCAGGCAGATTATTAGACCATATTCGCCGAAAAACAATTGATTTATCAACTGTTCAAATGCTTGTGTTAGATGAAGCAGATCAAATGTTACATATGGGTTTTCTTCCGGAAGTTGAGGACATTATTTATGAAACCCTTTCAACAAGACAAACGATGTTATTTTCAGCAACAATGCCAAACGAAATAAAATCTCTGGCCAAAATATATATGACAGATCCGATAAACATACAGGTGCAGGCAAAAAGAATAACTGTAGATGAAATTAAACAAATTGTCGTAGAAACAACTGATCGAAGAAAACAAGCTACATTGCTGCATTTAATTCAAGAGCATCGTCCATTTTTAGCGATTATTTTCTGCCGTACAAAGATTCGCGCAAAAAAACTGCAAGAGGCATTAATCGCAAACGGTTACGAATCTGATGAGTTACACGGTGACTTAACTCAAGCAAAACGAGAAAAAGCAATGAAACGTTTTCGTGAAGCTAAAATTCAATTTTTAGTTGCAACTGATGTAGCGGCTAGGGGACTTGATGTAGAAGGTGTTACACATGTTTATAACTATGATATTCCTCATGATGTTGAAAGCTATGTACACAGAATCGGTCGAACAGGTCGTGCAGGTGGAACAGGTGTTGCCTATACTCTCGTTGCACCAAAGGATGTTGATTTTTTACGAATGATTGAAAAAGGCATCCATCTTACCTTGGAAAAACAGGTTATAAAAGGAATCAGTGTTCCCGACCGGGAGGACTATGACCAAATAAGAAAAGATCAAATGAAAAAATCAAGACGTTCAAATGAAAGTGAAGGCAGGGGAAGGAGAGGAACCTCTTCCACCAGCAGACCAAGCGGAAGAAAAACCGTTGAAAATAAACAAAAGAATACTCAAAAACCAGTGTCAAGAAATCGCAGATCAAAAAGGAAATAG
- a CDS encoding phosphatase PAP2 family protein, protein MDQKLFDFINSFAGKNHQIDRMMVFASNKFRFIYAIILFVVFIFNPRGKKLFLQCMLSLVVNNILNGVVNHLKYRPRPFLTRKATVLLPSKLDSTYLSKHTLLSFSVSTLVYKENRYLGLIMYAMSLFTGISRIWVGAHYPSDIFRSSIIGSAITLLLKR, encoded by the coding sequence ATGGATCAAAAGTTATTTGATTTTATTAATTCATTTGCTGGGAAGAATCATCAAATTGATCGTATGATGGTATTTGCTTCAAATAAATTCCGGTTTATTTATGCAATAATATTATTTGTTGTATTTATTTTTAACCCTCGAGGAAAAAAATTGTTTCTACAATGTATGCTATCTTTAGTCGTGAACAACATACTCAATGGAGTAGTAAATCACCTTAAATATAGACCCAGACCTTTTTTAACAAGAAAAGCAACTGTACTATTACCTTCTAAACTTGATTCTACCTATTTAAGTAAACATACATTACTGTCCTTTTCTGTATCTACATTGGTTTATAAAGAAAACCGATATTTAGGATTAATTATGTATGCTATGTCTTTATTTACGGGAATATCAAGAATCTGGGTAGGTGCTCATTATCCTTCTGATATTTTTAGAAGTTCTATTATAGGTAGTGCTATTACCTTGTTATTAAAAAGGTGA
- a CDS encoding coiled-coil domain-containing protein, with protein sequence MYQYPYVYHVDHFPQFTQGQQSFYPIMQQLEQPVENRQPNLERRVNALERQTERQSREINRLNDELKRQNEEIRRINREVNRLNDRVEQHTRRLNRLNQRLRAVETKFSLPFSPGEGGF encoded by the coding sequence ATGTATCAATATCCATATGTTTACCATGTCGATCATTTTCCTCAATTCACACAAGGCCAACAGTCATTTTATCCGATTATGCAGCAACTGGAACAACCTGTGGAAAACCGTCAACCTAATCTTGAAAGAAGAGTAAATGCATTAGAGCGTCAAACGGAACGACAATCAAGAGAAATAAATAGGCTAAATGATGAGTTAAAGAGACAAAATGAAGAAATTAGACGAATAAATCGAGAGGTTAACAGATTAAATGATCGTGTTGAACAGCATACACGTAGACTTAATCGCCTAAACCAAAGACTTCGAGCTGTAGAAACAAAGTTCAGTCTACCATTTTCTCCTGGAGAGGGTGGCTTCTAA
- a CDS encoding YheC/YheD family protein: MKYSKGKWAKYRFLIKNESLVPFVPETELFNEEVLWEFIEKHGQVVVKPSWGRRGKGVFSIKKIDQDVFEFHSEMNKFTITGEEKLLNKVERSLIKEKNIVQKGISLSTINGSPFDLRIMVQREKESEEWVVTGMLAKVASKNYFITNVTKKVLDVQSAIEQSNISIDDANDLVRTLEKISLTAAQELSGYYPKQQIFGLDIGLDQAGKPWIFEVNCNPSFVYFKQLKDKQMMSKIREYKKN, encoded by the coding sequence ATGAAGTATTCAAAAGGGAAATGGGCAAAGTATAGGTTTCTAATTAAGAATGAAAGTTTAGTTCCATTTGTTCCTGAAACGGAGCTATTCAATGAAGAAGTGCTATGGGAATTTATTGAAAAGCACGGTCAAGTAGTGGTAAAGCCTAGTTGGGGACGACGCGGGAAAGGTGTATTTAGTATAAAAAAAATTGATCAAGATGTATTTGAGTTTCATTCCGAGATGAATAAGTTCACTATTACAGGAGAAGAAAAGTTACTTAATAAAGTAGAGCGTTCTTTAATTAAGGAAAAGAATATTGTTCAAAAGGGAATTTCCCTATCAACAATAAATGGTTCTCCATTTGACTTAAGGATTATGGTACAAAGGGAAAAAGAATCAGAAGAATGGGTTGTAACCGGTATGTTAGCGAAAGTAGCCTCAAAAAACTATTTTATTACGAATGTTACTAAAAAAGTATTGGATGTTCAAAGTGCAATTGAACAATCAAACATATCAATTGATGATGCGAATGATTTAGTCAGAACTTTAGAGAAGATTTCATTAACAGCTGCCCAAGAATTATCAGGTTATTATCCAAAGCAACAGATATTCGGATTGGACATTGGGTTAGATCAAGCTGGAAAGCCGTGGATATTTGAAGTGAATTGTAACCCGAGTTTCGTCTATTTTAAACAACTTAAAGATAAGCAGATGATGAGTAAAATAAGGGAATATAAAAAAAATTAA
- a CDS encoding YheC/YheD family endospore coat-associated protein, whose translation MNSEPIGILLSKSQWKEMIIEKNKNSYCFQYYYSAKKLGKNVVFFTLDHLCLKEDQVEAFQLKDDLLNEVSRIKIPQLIYNPNKYNKKKNIRKLRALVQSKRVKIINEHHLIKQKHLTEILESHKLNILFKKELGQELPLYIIHVVCQKKNDLDWEIPFKYVKDIDGEKYTINEFPFSNQKSFFYYSEEYLNEISKRILKAIHYYFPGISELGLKLIVNSNGELLFESTCTINDVINDLTNWKSSVVKKITEYPFIIADSIYNMNTVNSNQLVEIEPKLQVLEQTESGDRYWVKINVTDETRTVRFPSKIFDTNLANLDSLKFGVIEEQCRIIVEGDIPSYRKSTYDNPFEISISKDLVENMYIPLDMVFQLFFLNDQVVIGPTIGFLLGDKNQTYNLKYMQKYKDRLEEYKSFGGLVIAFSPRSVNWNKKIAYGFVYDFLSKEWRYDSTPIPSVIYRRNFHQDEKLISKLSEMTNNKLFNSHHFNKSDLHSMQNETIISKHIPSTYLLDEFNKLFEFLKSKEKIILKPVSLSRGRGIFILEIQDKDADAFNLFEYNAGSKVCHNLIGTKELYNKLSELNILDREYLYQTYIPLLKIQDSPFDVRVVMQKYQKGNWKCSGIECRVAGENEDLTNIARGGQAMSLDEAITTSNITIPFTTIHSRILKVCQNFCTLMDQKREHYAEFGLDIALDQEGHPWILEANIYPSFKGFKKMDYNTYLKIRFQPLYYAVNIQGFNVLDESSSLTKVHNA comes from the coding sequence TTGAACTCGGAACCAATCGGAATATTATTATCAAAATCACAATGGAAAGAAATGATTATTGAGAAAAATAAGAATTCATATTGTTTCCAATATTATTATTCAGCTAAAAAATTAGGTAAAAATGTAGTTTTCTTTACATTAGATCATCTATGCCTTAAAGAAGATCAGGTCGAAGCATTTCAATTGAAGGATGACCTTCTAAACGAAGTTAGTCGGATTAAAATCCCACAATTAATATATAATCCTAACAAATATAATAAGAAGAAAAATATAAGAAAGCTAAGAGCGTTAGTCCAAAGCAAACGAGTAAAAATAATTAATGAACATCATCTTATTAAACAGAAACACTTGACAGAAATTTTGGAGTCCCATAAATTAAATATTCTCTTTAAAAAAGAGCTAGGTCAAGAACTTCCACTTTATATCATTCATGTTGTTTGTCAAAAGAAGAACGACCTTGATTGGGAAATTCCGTTCAAATATGTAAAGGATATAGATGGAGAGAAATATACAATTAATGAATTTCCTTTTTCGAACCAAAAGTCTTTTTTTTACTATTCAGAAGAATACCTCAATGAAATATCAAAACGTATTTTAAAAGCAATTCATTATTATTTTCCAGGGATATCCGAACTCGGCTTAAAGTTAATTGTTAATAGTAATGGAGAATTATTATTTGAATCAACTTGTACAATAAATGATGTTATTAACGATTTGACAAACTGGAAATCATCCGTAGTAAAGAAAATTACTGAATATCCATTTATAATAGCTGATTCTATTTATAATATGAATACTGTAAATTCAAATCAATTAGTGGAAATTGAACCTAAATTACAGGTTTTGGAACAAACTGAATCTGGAGATCGTTATTGGGTAAAGATTAACGTAACCGATGAAACAAGAACTGTTAGATTTCCATCAAAAATTTTTGATACTAACTTAGCAAATTTAGATTCTCTTAAGTTTGGGGTTATAGAGGAACAATGTAGGATTATTGTTGAGGGTGATATTCCTTCATATAGAAAAAGCACTTATGATAATCCTTTTGAGATTTCAATTTCTAAGGATTTAGTTGAAAACATGTATATTCCATTAGATATGGTATTTCAGCTTTTTTTCTTGAACGATCAGGTAGTAATTGGTCCTACAATAGGCTTTTTATTAGGAGATAAGAATCAGACATATAATTTAAAATATATGCAAAAGTATAAAGATCGACTTGAAGAGTATAAAAGTTTTGGTGGACTTGTGATAGCATTCTCACCACGTTCTGTTAATTGGAACAAGAAGATTGCATATGGATTTGTTTATGATTTTTTATCTAAGGAATGGAGATATGATTCAACACCAATTCCATCTGTTATTTATAGAAGAAATTTTCATCAAGATGAGAAACTAATTTCAAAGTTAAGTGAAATGACAAATAACAAACTTTTTAATTCTCACCACTTTAATAAATCAGATTTACATTCAATGCAGAATGAAACAATAATTAGTAAACACATACCTTCTACTTATCTTCTGGATGAGTTTAACAAACTATTTGAATTTTTAAAGAGTAAAGAGAAGATTATTTTAAAACCAGTAAGTTTATCCAGGGGGAGAGGTATTTTTATTTTAGAAATACAAGATAAGGATGCTGATGCTTTTAATCTTTTTGAATATAATGCTGGTTCTAAAGTCTGCCATAATCTAATTGGTACCAAAGAGCTTTATAATAAGTTATCTGAATTAAATATTCTTGATCGTGAGTATCTTTATCAAACATATATTCCTCTTTTAAAGATTCAAGATAGTCCATTTGATGTTAGGGTGGTCATGCAAAAATATCAAAAAGGGAACTGGAAGTGTTCCGGAATTGAGTGTAGGGTTGCTGGGGAAAACGAAGATTTAACAAATATAGCTCGCGGTGGTCAGGCAATGTCTCTAGATGAGGCTATTACAACGTCAAATATAACAATCCCTTTTACAACTATTCATAGTAGAATCTTAAAGGTATGTCAAAATTTTTGCACGTTAATGGATCAAAAAAGGGAACATTACGCAGAATTTGGGTTAGATATTGCCTTAGATCAAGAGGGGCATCCATGGATTTTGGAAGCCAACATTTACCCGAGTTTTAAAGGGTTTAAAAAAATGGATTATAATACGTATTTAAAGATTCGCTTTCAACCGCTATATTATGCTGTAAACATACAAGGATTTAATGTGTTAGATGAAAGTTCTTCCTTAACAAAAGTTCATAATGCTTAA